The genomic segment CAGTCTTCTGCTTCTTGGTATcaacatcctcctcctcctcatcttcagCTGCCCTTTTGCCCGTggtggcctcagcttcctcatcttcaTCTCCATCCTCTCCTTCACCATcgccttcttcctcctcttcctcttcctccccaccttcTTCATCGACCTCATGGTCAGCCTCCTGCTCCCCATTTTCCTCATTTGCGTTCCCATTAGCAGGGGCGTCTCTTCCATTCTCTGCCTCGTCCAcaacttccttcttctcctttaaGTCCTTGGTGGTGATCTCGGAGCTGGTGTCCACCGCAGCGTCTGACATGGTGGGCACGTCGGTGATCCGATGCGGGGGATGGAAAAGAAAGCGAGAGTTGGGGGACCCTGGCGATAAAGCTGCCGGAGTCCGCAGCGGCGGAGGAGGTTGCGACCAGGAGGAAGCCGGACGCAGGAACAATGCAAAGATGGCTTTTCAGAGCCGCCAGGGGGCGTCTCTCTTAAGTCTTGATAGTAGTTCACACTCTTTGACCAGGAGAAAAAGATGTTTAAGGCTATTGTGATAGTATCTGCAGTTCAAAAACTACTAGATCTAGGCtcgatgcccatagcacagtggttacagcgccagccacatatactgaggttggcgggttcaaacccgcctgggccagctaaacaacaatgacaactgcagcaaaaaaatagctgggcgttgtgtgggtggctgaagtcccagctacttgggaggctgaggcaagagaattgcctaagcccaagagtttgaggtttgtgtgagcggtgataccagggcactctaccaagggtgacatagtgagactctgtctcaaaaaataaataaataaataaataaataaaaccactagATCTAACTGAAAATCTTAACCAAgtcatatattattttatgtatgaaTTAATTAATACTCTGTTAATCACAGAGTTAGAAATGTTCGCTATCAATGtaattatctttaaatatatatatacagtatatgaCCATTTAGGTTTTCCATGACTGGACTAGTCTAATAGGTCAGAGGAATAAATTTAAGTGGCAATATTTCTTTGGCTTTTGAAACTTTTCTAGAGACAAAAGATTTTGtggaattgaaaatgaaaaataaaaacagtcacGTGAGATTCAGCTAGGATGTTTCAGAGTAAGTACCAGGTTAAATGTGAATCTATCTTTAGGAAGACCAAATGTGTCTTTCTGGAGCAAATTAAATGTGCTTAACCCTCCCTAATTATCAAGACATCGGGGTTGCCTACACCAGCTCTTCTGCCCATcacaagggggacaaagtgaaagGGATTTGTTATGTACGGCTGTCAGTATGACAACCTTTAAACTTTTTCAAGCAGCAGACAGCCATGAAGATATTCTGAGTTGGTGATATACTACAGCTAGCTTTCTTGACTTGGGctagagaaaatgaaattgttCTTTGGGAAAATTTAATATGAGAGAAATTCTTTTACCAAAGATTCACAGGGTTTGTCCTCTTCTAGAACACCTAGCAGAAGATTAATGTTTCCAAGTGAAGGGCCCACAGTAAGGCAGATGCCTCCTCACTCTGTCCGTAGGACTCACCAATGACATTCCAACCAGACTTAAGTGAGGAACTCAGGGCGCACAAGAGCTGGGTAAAAGTCCCAATCCCAACTTGGAAATCAGgactcttaaaatttatttttgataaactaAGTAGTTGTCCACTGTGACCTTCGTGGCGGGGGCAGGGTGGGAATCAGAGCTTTTCTATCTCTGGAAGAAAAGACCTCGGATTAGAGGAAAGATTGACCatcacatttcctttttaaattgaaTGTTACATAAAAATACCAGAACAGGAGGTTACTAAAAGATGCACCTGCACAGAACTTAAAATGACCTCCCTTCCTAAAATTAGATATTTATCCTGGGGACCTGAAAAATACCTTCAGTGATTACAGTTTCAAATACAAATTTTCTGAATTAATCTTGGGGGAAATATAAGCTCAGAAGTTAACACACATTTCTATGACAAAGGAgtcttcattttaaaaggaatctCGCTGATAATAAAAGttaatctttttaattaaaaccacTTAGCAAGTATTTTTATGTGCGCCATGGTAGAATTTATAGATTTAGAAAACAACCTTTTGTTATAAGTATGATGGAAAATAATTCTAGGCAACATGCACAGATCTTAAAGAAATTAAGTCCTACAATCTCCTTGATGTTTATTTAAGAAACATATTTCCCCCTAGCAATTTGGTAACattaaatttgttaatttataAAGGATATTCCCTTCATTAGTGAAAATTGGTGAGGATTTAGAATCATCAGGAATTGAACACAGCTTACCAACTTCTGCTGACCATACAAGTAAACATAAGGGACATTACTATATTTGTAAAGTccgaattctttttttaataattggaTGGATCtggtcttaagaaaaaaatgcagcatCTGAAAAATATCTTCTGGAAAGGAATTTTTCTAATGATGACGAATGCGTGACTTATTTGAGGTTTCACTGTGGTGATACACTAAGCATAACTATTTGGCAAAATACACACAGACGCACCGTGCGTACAAACCCACATAGGCTGTGTCTGTGTATTTCAACTTCCACTTCTGTGACTCTTTTTCCAAAATTATAGGTCACTGTCATGCATACGAAAATTTTGatcaagtgattttttaaaagactttaaaagtGAGCAGACTTATTCATTAGCACTGGTAAAGATGATTCAGGGACATCTTTGAGTATCTGAATTCCTCTTCCTCATAATGAATGCTTATTGAAAGTGACTGAGAAGTTTTAAAGTTAATGACTAGGGTAGACACAGGATGAGACAACGCATTGGGAAGACACCTCTACTCCACTCCTATTGCTCTTGCTTGTGACCCTTCACGGGTATCCtacaaagtataaaatacatagaGACTGCTATACAAATTATGAAACATGCTTTACTTGCTTCTCAATGTAACTATAGGGTGTTCACTAACAACACagtatttctttccctttttcttctttgcagtttttggccaggaccaggtttgaacccaccacctccgatacatggggccagtgccctactcctttggggcacaggcgccgcctaacAACACAGTATTTCTAATAACACTGTCAACTGGAATGGGGGTGAGGCCAAGACTGTTACCCACAGGAGCCAATATTTTAAAGCATCCATTGGTAATTCAatccaattttataaaaataatatttttctgggcggtgcctgtggctcagtcagtaaggcgccggccccatataccaagggtggcgggttcaaacccggccccggccaaactgcaaccaaaaaatagccgggcgttatagctgggcattgtggcgagcgcctgtagtcccagctactcgggaggctgaggcaagagaatcgcttaagcccaggagttggaggttgctgtgagctgtgtgaggccacggcactctacagagggccataaagtgagactctgtctctacacaaaaaaaaaataataaaaaataaataaataatatttttctgctCATCGCAAATAAAACAGCTATTTTATTGCTATGAGCCCAACTGCTCCTGTGGGATCTTGAATCTCACACAAATAATTTTTCTcctgcttaaaaaagaaaacttaggagAAAATATGATTGATTACCTGTATATTAtcctatattaattttttaaaagaaagcattaCTGAATTACTTTGAAACCCAGTCAGGTCTACTATTCTCTTCCTTATTCTAATGCCCAGGAGTTTTCATGGAACTTGTTAGCTAGGAATTAATTGCTAATTCAAGGTTTCCTACAGAAAGGCCTAGCAAaataaactacaaataaaaatgaacatatagCATAATGAGGTGTGCAAGCAAAGTGAATGTGGCCTCTTCAGCTGTCATATGGAGATCATGAAAGGAATCACTGGTCATTCATGATGTCATAATCACTGCCCAGGAGATCCTCCTTCATATGCAAActcaattgcattttttttttttttttttgtagagacagagtctcactgtaccacccttgggtagagtgctgtggcgtcacacatctcacagcaacctctaactcttgggctcacgtgattctcttgcctcagcctcctgagcagctgggactacaggcccccgccacaacgcctggctgtttttctgttgcagtttggccagggctgggtctgaacccgccaccctcggcatatggggccggcgccctactcactgagccacaggcaccgccctcaactGCATTGTTTTAACTTTACTTAGTCCTGGAAGTGATCAGCAGATTACACAGGCTGATATatgacaaattctttttttccaattccaaataAAGTAGGGATTAAAAGGCACTGGACAAAGCAGGAAACGTAAACATTTCTTAAATGTAGGTTAACAAAATAATTGACTATGCATATgtacttttttaatatttgaaaatagttcAAGTTTTTTACTCAAGCATATAATGTTTCAaggagaatttaattttttttaccgTTTCATTTATAACTAGCTGCTAGTCTAGGAAGATCTAAACAATCAGTTTATTGCAGAGACTTTCAGGACTTAACCTAATTTTATTCTACTAATTATTACAGCTGTCTTAATGGGATTAAATGTAATTCCAAACAGTAAGGTGAtctgagggaaaagaaaatagcctCCAATGAATAtcttccctccacctcctcctcatcTCTCTTGGAATCTTAGTTCTCAATACATGTACATTCTAAAAATCATAATATCAAAAGGTATTTGTGTGAGAATTTAAGTTGATCACAAGGAATCCTTGGTACAGGAAGAACGTAGGATAATTAGATCGCGGCAGTGTGCCAAGGCCACTCATAAAGAGGACCTTTACAggtggggcacggtggctcacgcctggaatcccagcactccgggaggctgatgtgggtgaactggctgaactcaggagtttgagaccagcctgagcaagagtgagatcccctctctaaaaatagccagctgttctGGGggtcatctgtagtcccagctacttgggaggctgaggcaagaggactgcttgagcccaagagtttgaggttgctgtgagctatgatgccacagcactttacccagggtgacgcAGTGAAACTGTCAAAAGAgaacaaaccaacaaaagaacgaaagaaagaaagggaagaaaggaaaagaaaggaagaatg from the Nycticebus coucang isolate mNycCou1 chromosome 24, mNycCou1.pri, whole genome shotgun sequence genome contains:
- the LOC128576381 gene encoding prothymosin alpha-like encodes the protein MSDAAVDTSSEITTKDLKEKKEVVDEAENGRDAPANGNANEENGEQEADHEVDEEGGEEEEEEEEGDGEGEDGDEDEEAEATTGKRAAEDEEEEDVDTKKQKTEEDD